The nucleotide sequence GTGGGTCGACGCACCGTCGAATCCTGCGATCTTCCCGACTCTCGACAACGAGCTGCTCGGCTGTGAGGACCCGAAGGTCTACCGGGCCGAAGGGCGCTGGTGGCTCTTCTACAACGGCATCTTCCCGGCGACGCAGGAGCTGCGGGACGCCTTCCCGTCACCCGGCTACCCCGTCGAGACGGTCGGCTGCGACATCGACCTCGCCGTCTCGGACGACCTCGTGACCTGGGAGAAGCTCGGGCCGATCCTCGACCACGAGACCTCGCGCCTCTGGGCGAAGGGCGCCGTGATCGTGCGCGACCCGTCCGGGAACGCGGTGAAGGTCGGCGGCTCGTACCTGATGTTCCTCAGCGAAGGGTGCGACGGGCGGCCGATGGTGGGCCGCTCGGACGACATGGCGACGTGGACCTTCACCGAGCGGCCCTACCTGTCGCTCGACGCGCTCGGCGGGCACCTGCACGAGGTCGCGTGCGCCGTCACCGGGCACCGCGGCGACGACCTGGTGCTCGACTTCTTCTACGGGGACGAGGAGGGGCGCTTCGCCGCGGCGCAGGCGCTCTACGACGTCAACGCGCCGTTCACGCAGCTCGACGTCCACCGCGGCGGATCGCTGTCGTGGGGCGGCCTCCTGCAGCACGGCAGCGAGTGGGTGCTCGCCCAGGGCTGGGACGCCCCGCCCGGAACCCGCGAGATCTCGCTCTACACGGCGCCCGTCGCGCCCTGACACCACGTATCAACGCTGACATCACGTACCAACGCTGACACCACGCACCACTCGAGAAGGAGACGCAATGTCGCGTTCTGAGAACACCCTCCATCGGTCGCCGAAGGCGGGGCTGCCCCGGCTCGTGGCCGCCGCCGGCGCGGTCGCCCTGGCCGTGGCCGGGATCGGCCTCCCGGTCGCCGCGCAGGCGGCGCCGTCTGCGCCGACCACCGCGTCTACGTCGGCGGGGTCGAAGGTCACGAACCTCGCCCACCTCGACTTCCTGCTCGACAGCGTCCCGCTGCCGACGGGAGTCGCCGGGCACTCCACCTACGAGCAGTCGTCGATGCCGACGGCCCAGGCGCCGTGGGTCTACGCGAACCACGAGAGCGACGGCACGTTCCAGCGCGTCGGCGGCGGCGCCATCACCGACGCCGCGAAGGGCTGGTACGCGCAGGGCGCCTTCGACGCCGACGACATCGCCCGCTCGGCTGTCGTCTACCTCCGCGACTGGAAGCAGAACCACACCGCCTCGAGCGAGCAGCACGCGTTCCAGCTCCTGCGCGAGCTCACCTACCTGCAGACGACGACGGGTCCGCACGCGGGCGACGTCGTGCTCTGGCAGCAGTCCGACGGCACGCTCAACCCGAGCGCGATCCCGGCCGACAACCCGAACCCGAGCGACTCCGGCAACTCGTACTGGCTGGCCAGGACGATCTGGGCGCTCGGAGAGGGGTACGCGCAGTTCCGTTCCGCCGATCCTGCGTTCGCAGCGTTCCTGCAGCAGCGCATGGACCTGTCGCTGACCGCCCTCACCCGCGAGAGTCTCGCGACCTACGGGAAGACGACGCTCTCGAACGGCACCCGCGTGCCGACGTGGCTGATCACCGGCAGCGCGGGCGCGACCGCCGAGGCCGTCGTGGGGCTCTCCGCGTACGTCACGGCCGATCCGCACGACCGGCTCGCGACGAAGGCGCTCTCCGAGTCGGCCGACGGGATCCAGGCCATGGCCGTCGGCGGCATCGGGACGTGGCCGTTCGGCGCGATCCTGCCCGAGACGACCGCCGTGAACTACTGGCACGCGTGGTCGGGCTTCGCACCCGACGCGCTCGCCGCCGCCTCGACACCGCTGCACCGGCCCGACCTGCTGAAGACCGCCGACACGGCGCTCGCGCAGTTCACCGCGCAGCTGCTCGCCTCGGGCGGCCCGGACAACGGGCTCACGCCGACGCCGTCCGACGCCAGCCAGATCGCCTATGGCACCGACTCGCTCGTCGAGTCGCTGCTCGACACGGCCGATCGCACGCACGATTCCGGGCTCGACTCCCTCGCCGCGGTGGCCGCGGGCTGGTACTTCGGCGCGAACCCGGCGGACGCGCCCGTCTACGACCCCGCGACCGGCGTCGGCGTCGACGGCATCAGCGCCACCGGCGAGCCGAACCTCAACTTCGGCGCGGAGTCGACGATCCACACCGAGCTGTCGATGCTGGCTCTCGACGCGCATCCGTCCGTCCGGGCGATCGCCACGACCCTCACGTCGAAGACCGCCGTGCAAGGGCAGAGCGTGGTCGAGGCCGAGTCCGGCGCTCTCACCGGCGGCGCCACCGTCGTCACCCCGTCGTCGCCGGCCGTCGGCTCGGGCGTGCTCTCGGGCGGCGCGTACGTGCAGGCGCCCGCCGGTTCGACCGTGACGGTCGCCCTGCCGGCCGGCATGGGCCCGGTGAACGTGTACCCGATCGTGAACCGCGGGGCAGCCGCGGCCGGGTCGACCACGTGGACGGCGTCCGCGCCGCACGGCCGCACGGTCGCGCTCGGCTCGACGCCCAACGGGGGAGTCGGGGCTCAGGGCGCAGGAGCCGCGCCCAACCTCCTCGCCCCCCTGTCGCTCCGCTCGGCAGCGCCCGCCGGCGCCACGAGCGTCACGGCGACCGTCCGATCCGGCAGCGCCCAGATCGACGCCCTCCTGGTCCAGCCGATCGTCTCGCACGTGGGGATGACGGGGCCGGCCGGCGCCTACGACCTCTACGTCAACGGCTCGTCGCGCACCGCGACGGAGACCGTCACGAGGTCGACGCCGGCACCGGCGACCGTGAGCCGATACGACTCGACCGGTCGGCTCGTGGGCACGTCGCGTGTCGTCGGCAGCCGCCTGGTGCTCGCAGTGCCGGCCGGCGGGTTCGTCACCGTGCGGTGACCGGGGAGGCGGCGGGCCCGTTCGATCGGTCGCGCCGCCGCGCCCGCACCGCGAGGGCCGCCACGACGCCGACCAGGATCACGCCGAAGCCGAGGCTTGTCGTCGACGTGCCGAGCTGCAGACCGTCGCCGTAGGGCGCCGGCACGCCGAGCCAGTCGGCGAACGACGCGCCGAGGGGCCGGGTGAACGTGTAGGCGAGCCAGAAGGCGAGCACCTCGTTCATCCGGAGCCAGCGGAAGCCGACGGCCGGCACGAGGATCGCGGCCAGGAAGACGAACGTCGCTGCGAACGTGCCGAGGCCGAGCGTCGTCGACACGAAGTCGCCGGCCGCGGTGCCGAGCGCGAAGGTGAAGAGCACCGTCAGCCAGTAGAAGAGCTCGCGCAGATGCGTCGTGATGCTGTGCACGTTCAGGGTCTTCTGCGTGACGTACCAGGCGGTGAAGACGGCGCCCTGCAGCACGAGGAGCAGGAGCGTCGACGCCCACAGCGGCATGCCGAGGTCCTGGTTCAGGAAGTCGGCCGACATGGTGCCGAAGATGCTCACCGCGGTCACGCCGAGCCAGTACACGGCCGGCACATAACGGCGCCGCGTGAACTGGATCACCATGCAGACCGCGAAGAAGGCGAGTCCGAGCAGGATCGCGAGGTGCTGGCCGAGGTAGTCGTTGAAGAAGACGAAGTCGGAGAAGGCCTCTCCGAAGGCGGTGGTGGCGAGCTTCGCGGCCCAGAAGGAGACCGTGATCTCGGGGACCTTCTGCAGGAGCGCCGTCGGGGCGGGTCGTTCGCGGGTGAGTGTCATGGCCCCAGCGTCGCCGCCGGCCGGCGGCGGCGAATCCATCGAACGTGGTCACTGTCGGGCGGGGCGGGTCAGACGAAGGTCTGACGTGCCCTGAGCCCGGACTCCCTAGCCTGGGGTGGTGACCCTCCTGCGCCTGGCCTCCATCGTGGTGGCCCCGATCGTGCTCACCGTCGCGGCCACGCACGAGCTGGCGTACAACGCGTCGCCGATCCTGCAGTGGGTCGCCGTCCTCGCCATGGTGTGGTCGCTCGTGGCCCGCCGTCGCGCGCCGGTCGCCGTGTTCGCCTTCGGGCTGGCGATGGTCGGCGTGATGGCGGCTGTGAACGTGGAGAGCGTCGGCGATCTCGCGATCCTGGTCGCCCTCTACAGCGTCGCCTCCCATCGCGACCTGAGGTACTCGCTGGCGTGCCTCGCGGCGGTCGAGCTCGGTGTCGTGCTCGTCGGCATGCGGATCGCGCCGCACGGGAGCGTCGGCGACACCGTGCTCGTGCTCTCGGCCATGTCGGCGGGCGCGTTCTTCCTGGGCACGACTGCCCGTGCGCAGCGGCGCTACCTCGCCTCGGTCGAGGACCGCGCCGAGCGGGTGGAGCGCGAGCGCGAGCACCTGGCCGAGCTCGCGGCCGCCGACGAGCGGGCCAGGATCGCCCGCGAGATGCACGACATCGTGGCGCACGGGCTCTCGGTCGTGATCACCCTCGCCGACGGCGCCGCCGAGATCACGCCGGCCGAGGCAGGGCCGGGGCGCGAGGCGATGCGCCAGGTCGCAGCGGCGGGCCGGCAGTCGCTCGCGGAGATGCGGAGCCTCCTCTCGGTGCTCCGGACGGACGACGTCGCCGAGCGGGAGCCGCAGCCCGACCTGGCAGCGCTCGAGGCGCTCGTCGACGACGTGCGCGCGACCGGGCTCGACGTCGACCTCGACCAGGACGCCGCCTGCAGCCGACTGCCGTCGACCGTCCAGGCGACCTTGTACCGGATCGTGCAGGAGTCGACGACGAACGTGCTGCGGCACGCGCCCACGGCGCAGCGGATCCTGATCGACCTCACCGTCCGCGGGGACACGGTGCGTTTCTCCATCGCGGAATTCGCGACCGAGCCCGCGCGCGTCGTGCCGGCCGGCGCCGGGAGCGGCAGTCACAGCGGCGGGAGCGGCGCCGGCCACGCCACGGCGCTGGGCTCGGGCAACGGCATCCGCGGCATGCGCGAGCGGGTGGCGCTCTTCGGCGGCGAGCTCGAGGCGGGGCCGACCGTCGACGGCTGGCTGGTGCGCGGCTACCTCCGGATGGCGCAGCCGTGACGATCTCGGTGCTCATCGTCGACGACCAGGCGCTCGTCCGCACCGGGTTCCGGTTCATGCTGCAGTCGACGCCCGACCTCGTCGTCGCCGGCGAGGCCGCCGACGGCCGACAGGCGGTCGCTCAGGCGCGTGCCCTGCGGCCCGACGTGGTGCTCATGGATGTGCGCATGCCGACGATGGACGGCATCGAGGCCACGCGCCGCATCGTCGCCGAGACGACGAGCCGCGTCCTGATCCTCACGACGTTCGACCTCGACGAGTACGCCTTCGAGGGTCTGGGCGCAGGAGCAAGCGGATTCCTCCTCAAAGACACCCCGCCGGCCGCGCTCTACGACGCCGTCCGAGCCGTCGCCGACGGAGACGCCGTCCTGACGCCCCGCATCACCCGCGACCTCGTCACCCGCTTCGCGGCGCAGTCCGTCGCGCCCCGGCCGCGACCTGCCGAGGGCCTGCCTATCGATGGCTTGGCCGCCGACGACCTGGCGGCCCTCACCCCGCGCGAGCAGGACGTCTTCCGGTCGATCGCCGCAGGGCTCAGCAATGCCGAGATCGCGGCCTCGCTCTTCCTCACCGAGGCGACGGTGAAGACGCACATCACCCGGCTTCTCGCCAAGCTGCACCTGCGCGATCGCGTCCAGGTCGTCATCTACGCGTGCGAGCGCGGTCTCGTCTGACGCGCGACGACGGTGCTGTCCTCGGAGGCGTGGCACTCGAGTGGTACGCTATCGTGTACTACCAAGGAGGTGGGTGATGTCCGCACTGACCGTCACCGAGGCCCGGAAGCGACTCTTCGGCCTCATCGAACAGGTGAACGACGACCACACGGCGGTCGAAGTGGTCTCGCGCCACGGCAACGCCGTCATCATGTCGAAGGACGACTACGACGCGATGACCGAGACGGCCTATCTCCTCAAGAGCCCGGCGAACGCCGAGCGCCTGCTGGAGTCGATCGTGCGAGCCCGCCGCGGCGAGTTCGAGCGTCACGACCTCATCGAGGAGTGAGCCGCAACCTGGCCTTCGACCCGAACGGGTGGGAGGACTACGTCCACTGGCAGACTCAGGACCGCAAGACGCTCAAGCGGATCAACGCCCTCTTGGCCGACGTCCAGCGCGATCCGTTCGCGGGAATCGGCAAGCCCGAGCCGCTCAAGCACGTCCTCACCAGCGCGTGGTCTCGTCGAATCGACGACACGAACCGGCTCGTCTACTACGTGACCGACGAGACGATCGTCGTGCTCCAGGCTCGGCACCACTACTAAGGTGCGCCCGGCCGGTGACATCTGTCACCGGCCGGACGCGGCGGGTCAGGCAGGCAGCTCGAACACCGGGGGAGTCGTCGGGTGCGACGGGGTGGGCGTCGACTCGACGGTCGCGGCGACGACGTCGTGGGCCTCGTAGCGGCCCGTCAGCGGGACGACGACACGACTCGAGCCGGACGTGAACGAGCCGGCCGCAGTGGCCTTTCCATCGCGCACCAGCCAGAGCTCGTACACCTTGCCCGAGCCGACGGCGGGAGCCCCGGAGACCACGACCACGCTGCGACCGAGCGACACGGACGACACGAGGCGGACGCTGGCCGAACCTCCGGAGAAGACGGCGGAGGTGCGCTGGGCGTCGGGAGCCGAGGCGACTGCGGCGTACGCCGTCGAGGCTCCGTGATCCTGCGACCTGTTGACGGCGAAGCCGGCTCCGATCCCGGCGACGACGAGCATCGCGGCGGCGGCGAGGCCCCCGACGAGGCCGAGGCGGCGACGGCGTGCGGCGGGGCGGGCAGCGGCGACGCGGGCCACGGGGCGGCCGCGACGCGGGACGGCGTGCTGACCGTCGACGAGATGGAGAGCGGGCCCAGGCGAGGGCACCTCGTCGAGCCGTGCGAACAGCGCGGCCTTCATCGACGCCGACGGCGCGACAGGAGTCGCGAGCGTGGCGAGGACGGCCGCGGCGGTCGCCTCGAACTCGGCGGCCTCGGCTTCGGTGTCGGCGCCGAGGGCCCGCCCGAGGCGGGGACGCAGAGCGGTGGGCTGGTCGATCATCGGCTGTCTCCCAACAGGCCTCGGAGTCGGATGAGGGCGTCGCGCAGACGCGTCTTGACGGTGCCGATCGGCACCCCGGTGCGGGCGGCGATCTCCGCCTGGGTGAGCCCGCCGAAGTAGGCGAGCTCGACTGCCTCGCGCTGGACGGCGCTGAGCTCCGTCATGGCCGCGGAGGCACGGGCGTACTCGAGCGACGTCTCGACGTCGCCCTCGACGGACGGCGCCTCTTCGTGGAAGTCGCGGATGCCGATCCTGAGATCGCGATCCCTCGACGACTGCGAGGCACGGACCCGGTCGATCGCCCGGCGGTGGGCCATCGTGAGGATCCAGGTCAGTGCCCGGCCGCGCTCCTGGTCGAAGCGGGACGAGGTCTGCCAGATCTCGAGGAACACCTCCTGCGAGACCTCCTCCGAGAGGGCGGGGTCGATCAGGATCCGACGGCACAGCCCCAGAACTCGGCTCGCGGTCAGCTCGTACACCGTCTCGAACGCGCCCCGATCGCCGCCGGCCACGGCCTGGAGGGCCGTGGTGAGCACGTCGTCGCCGGTGGGCTCTGCGAGGGTCATCGGGGCGTCGAGCAGAGCGACTCCGCCTCCGGGCCGATCACTGCCGCGCGGGCTCCGGGCCCGGTGCGTGTCGGAATCGATATGGACGAACGTGGTGTGCCTCCCACCTTGAGGGTCTTCACAGACCCGACGGTCGAGCAGCGCACCGTTCGCGTGCCGGAAAGCACCATGCGCACCTCGTCAACCCTGTCATTCAGCCAAGGGTGTTCGGAGCGGACCGCCTCAAGGTTGTGAACGAGTTGACCGACTGCGCCGCGCGGCTCGGCCCGCGGAGCGCGCCACCGGCTCCTGTTCACCCCGTCGTCCCCCGATTCACGCCTCAGATGAACGGGATGTGTCGTGTTCCTGGCAGTTCCAGGAAATTGCTGTACCCCGTGCAAACCCTCGAGCGGGTGCCCCCGAAGAGACACCATCTGCGCTCGCCTCCCCTGTTCGGGGGCCACGCACCGTCACCGACGACGACCACCACCCGAAACCGCCTCCACCCGAAGAGGAGCGTGACCCGTGTCGGCACCCACGACGCATTCCACGACCGGCCTGCTCACAGCAGGCTCGGCACCCCACCCGATCCTCACCCCGCAGCCGTCCGACGACGGCTCGTACGTGCCCAACCGGGGCGGCGCGGGCCTCGGCCACGCCGTGGCCGGCGGCTTCCACCTCCCGGCCTGGACGCCCGGCGAGTGGATCGGCTACTCGGCGCTCGTCGTCGCGTCGATCCTGCTGACCGCCGTCGCCATCTCGACGCTGTGGTGGATGCTGCACGCCTGGCGCTCGCGCGACAACCTCGACGGGACGACGTTCTCGGCGACGCCCCTGCCGGCGCGCCACCGCTTCACGCTCCTCGTCCCCGGGCGGCACGAGGAGGACGTCTTAGGCCAGACCCTCGACCGGCTGGCCGAGCAGGACCACCCCGACTTCGAGATCATCGCGATCGTCGGCCACGACGACCCCGGCACGGACCGGGTCGCCCGCGAGGCCGCGGCCCGCCACCCCGACCTCATCCGGGTCGTCGTCGACGAGACGAGCCCGAAGAACAAGCCGAAGGCGCTCAACCTCGCGCTGCAGACCGCCACGGGCGACATCGTCGGGGTGTTCGACGCGGAGGACGAGGTGCATCCCCGGCTCCTGAGCCTCGTCGACTCGCGCTTCACCGAGACCGACGCCGACGTGGTGCAGGGCGGCGTGCAGCTCATGAACTTCCGCACGTCGTGGTGGAGCCTCCGCAACGTGCTCGAGTACTACTTCTGGTTCCGGTCGCGGCTGCACTTCCACGCGAAGTCGAAGTTCATCCCGCTCGGCGGCAACACCGTGTTCGTGACCAAGGAGCGCCTCGACTGGTCGGAGGGCTGGGACGCCTCCTGCCTCGCCGAGGACTGCGAGCTCGGCGTGCGGCTCTCGAGCGCCGGCGCCAAGGTCGTCGTCGCCTACAGCCCCGAGGTCGTCACCCGCGAGGAGACTCCCGGCTCGTTCACGTCGCTGCTCAAGCAGCGCACCCGCTGGAACCAGGGCTTCATGCAGGTGCTCGGCAAGGGCGAGTGGAAGAAGCTGCCGACGATGAAGCAGCGCTTCTACGCGCGCTACCTGCTCACCATGCCGTTCATCCAGGCGATCACGGGCCTCCTGATCCCGGTCTCGGTGATCCTGATGCTCACGGTGAAGGTGCCGACGGGTGTGGCGCTCATCTCGTTCATCCCGCTCGCGCCGACGCTGGTGCTGCTGGCCGTCGAGTTCACCGGGCTCGCCGAGTTCGGGCGGACGTACGGCGAGAAGGTCCGCGCCCGCGACTACTTCCGCCTGGTCTGGGGCCTGATCCCGTACCAGATCTTCCTGGCCCTCGCGGCCGTCCGTGCGGTCTACCGCCAGCTGCGCCAGCAGAACGGCTGGGAGAAGACCGAGCACACCGGCGCCCACCGCGACGCCCCGGCGCAGGATGCGACGGTCACCCCGATCGGTGCCGCCCGGCCCGCACCCGAACCCGCCTTCCTCATGGCGTCTGGAGACGAGCGATGACGACGACCACCGAGCGCCCCGCAGCGCCTCCGGCCAGCCCGATCACCCTCGACACCTCGAGGAACGCCGCACCCGTCGCGCCCCGCTCGCGCGTCCGCGACTGGCTCGGCCGACACGGCGCGACACTCTCGTGGCTCCTGCCCGTCCTCGCGATCGTCGGCGTGGTGCAGCGGATCAACATGACCGGCTCGCCGCAGCGCATCGACGACGAGGGCACCTACACCGCCCAGGCCTGGGCGATCGGCCACCTCGGGGAGCTGACGCACTACACCTACTGGTACGACCACCCGCCGCTCGGCTGGATCCAGATCGCCGGCTACCTGGGGCTCACCGACGGCTGGGCCCGGTACTCGCAGGCGGTCTACGCCGGTCGCGAAGCCATGCTGTTCTTCGCGCTGGTCTCGGTCCTGCTGGTGTGGCTCCTGGGGCGCAGGATCGGCCTCGGCCGCCCGGCCGCAGCCGTCGGGGCCCTGGTGTTCGGCGTCTCGCCCCTCGCGATCCAGTACCACCGGACCGTGTACCTGGACAACGTGGCCGTTCCCTGGCTCCTGCTCGCCTTCTGGCTCGCGATGACGAAGAAGAACCAGCTCGCCGGATTCGTCGGCGCCGCCTTCGCGTTCGGCATCGCGGTGCTGTCGAAGGAGACCTTCCTGCTGGCGCTGCCGTTCCTCGCCTGGACGATGATCCGGTCGTCCGACCGGTCGACCCGCCGGTACACCCTGGCGACGTCCGGCGCCGTGCTCGCTCTCGTCGGCTTCTCGTACGTCGCGCTCGCCGCGGTGAAGGGCGAGCTGCTGCCGGGCAAGAACCACACGAGCCTCATCACGGGCCTCACCTTCCAGCTCGGCACCCGCAACTCGTCGGGGTCGATCTTCGACACGAAGAGCCTGTTCTTCCAGACGGTCAGCCAGTGGTGGAACCTCGACCAGGTCTTCATCGTCCTGGCTCTCCTCGCCGCGATCAGCGGCCTCTTCTTCCGTCGCACGCGCCCGTTCGCAGCCCTCGTGGTCTTCGCGGTCGCCGTGATGTTCCGCCCGAACAGCTACGTGCCCGTGCCCTACGTGATCATGGTGATCCCGTTCGGCGCCCTGCTCATCGCCGCAGTGTCGGACAGCGCCGTAAGGGCGTACCGAGAGCGCCGAGGCGGTGCGATCACCACGACGGCGAACCGCATCGGCGCCACCGCGTGGCTGGTCGCCGCGGCCGTCGCCGTCGCCGCGATCGTCCCGCTGTGGACGACGCAGCTGCGCGGCTTCGTCGCGGCCGACCTCGACTCGCCGATGGTCGGCGCCGAGAAGTGGGTCGACGACAACGTGCCGCACTCCTCGCGCCTGCTCGTCGACGACTCGATGTGGGTCGACCTCGTGAACGACGGGTTCGCCCGCGACAACGTCATCTGGTTCTACAAGCTCGACACCGACTCGGCGGTCCGGGCGCAGAACCCGAACGGCTGGAAGGACAGCGACTACGTCATCGAGACGAACTCGGTGCGCACCTCCGCCTACGCCGAGCCGAACATCAAGAAGGCGGTCGCCAACTCCACCGTCGTCGCCTCGTTCGGCACCGGGACCCAGCAGGTCACGGTCCGGCAGATCCACCCGCAGGGCCTCGCCGCGTACCAGGCGTCGGCGAAGGCGCAGGCCGCCGCCCGCGCGGCGATGGGCGCGCAGCTGGCCGCGAACCGCGACCTCACGGCGTCGTCGCAGGTGGTCACCGCCCTGAAGCAGGGCCGGGTCAACGCCCGCGCCGAGATCGTGCTCGGGCAGCTCCTCGCCACCGGGCCCGTCACCGTCTCGAACCTGTCGACCCTGCCCGGCGAGTCGTCCGAGCCCTATCGCCGGCTCGTCCTCAAGGCCTCGGCCCTGCCCGGCGCGCAGCTGGACGCCTGGCTCGAGGGGGTCGGCGACGCCTACCGGCCCTCGACCGTCACCCCGGGCGGCGGGGGCACCGCTGTCGCCGTGTTCCCGGCCGTCGACACCATCACCACGACGGGCTGACGGCTGCTCCTGCGCCCTGAAGCCCACACCCGAACCAGCACCACCCACCCCACCCGAAAGAAGGTCTCACCGTGACACGCATCACGACACAGCCGCCCCAGACACGTGGCGGCCTCCCGAGACGACTCGTCGTCGGATTCATCGTCGTCGCCGCAGTTCTGCTGGCCTCCGCCGCCGCGCTGTTCGGCGGTGCGAGCCAGGCCAAGGCCGCAGGATCAGGCGAGGGCTGGGTCCGGGTCGGCCATCTCTCGCCCGACACGAAGGCCGTCGAC is from Frondihabitans australicus and encodes:
- a CDS encoding sensor histidine kinase — encoded protein: MTLLRLASIVVAPIVLTVAATHELAYNASPILQWVAVLAMVWSLVARRRAPVAVFAFGLAMVGVMAAVNVESVGDLAILVALYSVASHRDLRYSLACLAAVELGVVLVGMRIAPHGSVGDTVLVLSAMSAGAFFLGTTARAQRRYLASVEDRAERVEREREHLAELAAADERARIAREMHDIVAHGLSVVITLADGAAEITPAEAGPGREAMRQVAAAGRQSLAEMRSLLSVLRTDDVAEREPQPDLAALEALVDDVRATGLDVDLDQDAACSRLPSTVQATLYRIVQESTTNVLRHAPTAQRILIDLTVRGDTVRFSIAEFATEPARVVPAGAGSGSHSGGSGAGHATALGSGNGIRGMRERVALFGGELEAGPTVDGWLVRGYLRMAQP
- a CDS encoding response regulator; amino-acid sequence: MTISVLIVDDQALVRTGFRFMLQSTPDLVVAGEAADGRQAVAQARALRPDVVLMDVRMPTMDGIEATRRIVAETTSRVLILTTFDLDEYAFEGLGAGASGFLLKDTPPAALYDAVRAVADGDAVLTPRITRDLVTRFAAQSVAPRPRPAEGLPIDGLAADDLAALTPREQDVFRSIAAGLSNAEIAASLFLTEATVKTHITRLLAKLHLRDRVQVVIYACERGLV
- a CDS encoding type II toxin-antitoxin system Phd/YefM family antitoxin, with protein sequence MSALTVTEARKRLFGLIEQVNDDHTAVEVVSRHGNAVIMSKDDYDAMTETAYLLKSPANAERLLESIVRARRGEFERHDLIEE
- a CDS encoding Txe/YoeB family addiction module toxin; protein product: MSRNLAFDPNGWEDYVHWQTQDRKTLKRINALLADVQRDPFAGIGKPEPLKHVLTSAWSRRIDDTNRLVYYVTDETIVVLQARHHY
- a CDS encoding anti-sigma factor; translated protein: MIDQPTALRPRLGRALGADTEAEAAEFEATAAAVLATLATPVAPSASMKAALFARLDEVPSPGPALHLVDGQHAVPRRGRPVARVAAARPAARRRRLGLVGGLAAAAMLVVAGIGAGFAVNRSQDHGASTAYAAVASAPDAQRTSAVFSGGSASVRLVSSVSLGRSVVVVSGAPAVGSGKVYELWLVRDGKATAAGSFTSGSSRVVVPLTGRYEAHDVVAATVESTPTPSHPTTPPVFELPA
- the sigK gene encoding ECF RNA polymerase sigma factor SigK, which translates into the protein MTLAEPTGDDVLTTALQAVAGGDRGAFETVYELTASRVLGLCRRILIDPALSEEVSQEVFLEIWQTSSRFDQERGRALTWILTMAHRRAIDRVRASQSSRDRDLRIGIRDFHEEAPSVEGDVETSLEYARASAAMTELSAVQREAVELAYFGGLTQAEIAARTGVPIGTVKTRLRDALIRLRGLLGDSR
- a CDS encoding glycosyltransferase; translated protein: MSAPTTHSTTGLLTAGSAPHPILTPQPSDDGSYVPNRGGAGLGHAVAGGFHLPAWTPGEWIGYSALVVASILLTAVAISTLWWMLHAWRSRDNLDGTTFSATPLPARHRFTLLVPGRHEEDVLGQTLDRLAEQDHPDFEIIAIVGHDDPGTDRVAREAAARHPDLIRVVVDETSPKNKPKALNLALQTATGDIVGVFDAEDEVHPRLLSLVDSRFTETDADVVQGGVQLMNFRTSWWSLRNVLEYYFWFRSRLHFHAKSKFIPLGGNTVFVTKERLDWSEGWDASCLAEDCELGVRLSSAGAKVVVAYSPEVVTREETPGSFTSLLKQRTRWNQGFMQVLGKGEWKKLPTMKQRFYARYLLTMPFIQAITGLLIPVSVILMLTVKVPTGVALISFIPLAPTLVLLAVEFTGLAEFGRTYGEKVRARDYFRLVWGLIPYQIFLALAAVRAVYRQLRQQNGWEKTEHTGAHRDAPAQDATVTPIGAARPAPEPAFLMASGDER
- a CDS encoding ArnT family glycosyltransferase — protein: MTTTTERPAAPPASPITLDTSRNAAPVAPRSRVRDWLGRHGATLSWLLPVLAIVGVVQRINMTGSPQRIDDEGTYTAQAWAIGHLGELTHYTYWYDHPPLGWIQIAGYLGLTDGWARYSQAVYAGREAMLFFALVSVLLVWLLGRRIGLGRPAAAVGALVFGVSPLAIQYHRTVYLDNVAVPWLLLAFWLAMTKKNQLAGFVGAAFAFGIAVLSKETFLLALPFLAWTMIRSSDRSTRRYTLATSGAVLALVGFSYVALAAVKGELLPGKNHTSLITGLTFQLGTRNSSGSIFDTKSLFFQTVSQWWNLDQVFIVLALLAAISGLFFRRTRPFAALVVFAVAVMFRPNSYVPVPYVIMVIPFGALLIAAVSDSAVRAYRERRGGAITTTANRIGATAWLVAAAVAVAAIVPLWTTQLRGFVAADLDSPMVGAEKWVDDNVPHSSRLLVDDSMWVDLVNDGFARDNVIWFYKLDTDSAVRAQNPNGWKDSDYVIETNSVRTSAYAEPNIKKAVANSTVVASFGTGTQQVTVRQIHPQGLAAYQASAKAQAAARAAMGAQLAANRDLTASSQVVTALKQGRVNARAEIVLGQLLATGPVTVSNLSTLPGESSEPYRRLVLKASALPGAQLDAWLEGVGDAYRPSTVTPGGGGTAVAVFPAVDTITTTG